In one window of Brassica rapa cultivar Chiifu-401-42 chromosome A07, CAAS_Brap_v3.01, whole genome shotgun sequence DNA:
- the LOC103849263 gene encoding enhanced ethylene response protein 5, with protein MAYVSMGEAHRRITEYLNRFCDAVSYQDSSMLCRLLSFSSNSPSLLSLADALNVFQDASSLIRQSDKFSEYGEILAHLFRSLQSYRVGNLVEAYLAFEKFANAFVQEFRNWESAWALEALYVVCYEVRILAEKADKELTSNGKSPEKLKAAGSLLMKVFGVLAGKGPKRVGALYVTCQLFKTYFKLGTVNLCRSVIRSIETARIFDFEEFPRRDKVTYMYYTGRLEVFNENFPAADTKLSYALQHCNPKRERNIRMILKYLIPVKLSLGVIPKDELLQKYNLHEYMNVVQALRKGDLRLLRHALQEHEDRFLRSGVYLVLEKLELQVYQRLMKKIYIIQKLSDPARAHQLKLEVIAKALRWLEIDMDLDEVECIMTILIYKNLVKGYLAHKSKVVVLSKQDPFPKLNGKPVGS; from the exons ATGGCGTATGTTAGCATGGGTGAAGCTCACCGGCGAATCACTGAGTACCTAAACCGCTTCTGCGACGCCGTTTCCTACCAAGACTCTTCTATGCTTTGTCGCCTCCTCTCTTTCTCTTCCAACTCCCCGTCTCTTCTCTCACTCGCCGACGCACTCAACGTCTTCCAG GATGCTAGCAGTTTGATAAGACAATCTGATAAGTTCTCTGAGTACGGGGAGATACTAGCTCACTTGTTTCGTTCTCTACAAAGTTACCGCGTTGGGAATCTAGTCGAAGCATACCTCGCTTTTGAAAAGTTTGCCAA CGCTTTTGTTCAGGAGTTTCGTAATTGGGAATCTGCTTGGGCTTTGGAAGCTCTCTATGTAGTTTGCTATGAAGTTCGTATTCTTGCTGAAAAG GCTGATAAAGAGTTGACCTCTAATGGAAAATCCCCTGAGAAACTGAAAGCAGCAGGATCTCTTCTCATGAAAGTCTTTGGAGTTCTTGCT gGTAAAGGTCCAAAACGAGTTGGAGCATTGTATGTGACTTGCCAATTGTTCAAGACCTACTTCAAG CTTGGAACTGTCAATCTTTGTCGAAGTGTAATAAGAAGTATTGAGACTGCTCGGATATTTGACTTTGAGGAGTTTCCAAGAAGAGACAAG GTTACATACATGTATTATACCGGAAGATTAGAAGTCTTCAACGAGAATTTTCCTGCT GCTGATACAAAGCTATCATATGCCTTACAACATTGCAACCCCAAAAGAGAACGGAATATAAG GATGATATTGAAGTATTTAATACCAGTGAAACTTTCTTTAGGAGTCATACCAAAAGATGAGCTCTTACAAAAGTATAATCTTCATGAG TACATGAATGTTGTGCAAGCTCTGAGAAAGGGTGATCTCAGGCTTCTTCGGCATGCTCTTCAAGAACACGAAGATAG GTTCTTGAGGTCTGGTGTGTACCTTGTCTTGGAAAAGCTGGAGCTCCAAGTCTACCAGAGACTCATGAAAAAAAT TTATATCATCCAGAAGCTAAGTGATCCGGCAAGAGCTCACCAACTGAAGCTTGAAGTGATTGCTAAAGCACTTAGATGGCTTGAGATAGACATGGATCTCGATGAG GTGGAATGTATAATGACGATCTTGATTTACAAAAACCTTGTGAAAGGTTATTTGGCACACAAGAGCAAAGTGGTAGTTCTAAGCAAGCAAGATCCTTTCCCTAAACTGAACGGGAAGCCTGTAGGCTCATAG